One window of Microcoleus vaginatus PCC 9802 genomic DNA carries:
- a CDS encoding elongation factor 4 translates to MTNVPVSRIRNFSIIAHIDHGKSTLADRLLQATGTVQAREMKEQFLDNMDLERERGITIKLQAARMNYTAKDGQEYVLNLIDTPGHVDFSYEVSRSLAACEGALLVVDASQGVEAQTLANVYLALGNNLEIIPVLNKIDLPGAEPERVKGEIEEIIGLDCSGAIEASAKEGIGIDEILESIVELVPPPQDTVDKPLRALIFDSYYDPYRGVIVYFRVMDGSVKKGDRVLLMVSGKEYVIDELGILSPTQVQVDELHAGEVGYLGAAIKAVADARVGDTITLVKKPAPEPWPGYTEAKPMVFCGLFPIDADQFPDLREALEKLELNDAALSYEPETSSAMGFGFRCGFLGLLHMEIVQERLEREYNLDLIVTAPSVVYQITTIKGEVLTIDNPSHLPDPQYREKIEEPYVRVEMLSPETYVGALMELSQSRRGIFMDMKYLSQGRTTLVYELPLAEVVTDFFDQMKSRSRGYASMEYHLIGYRENPLVKMDILINGDPVDALAMIVHRDKAYNVGRGLTEKLKELIPRHQFKVPIQATIGAKVIASEHIPALRKDVLAKCYGGDISRKKKLLQKQAKGKKRMKSVGTVDVPQEAFMAVLKLDRDS, encoded by the coding sequence ATGACTAACGTCCCTGTATCTCGCATTCGTAATTTTTCGATTATTGCTCACATCGACCACGGAAAATCGACCTTGGCCGATCGCCTGTTGCAGGCGACTGGGACTGTGCAGGCACGGGAGATGAAGGAGCAGTTTTTAGACAATATGGATCTCGAACGCGAACGCGGCATTACGATCAAGCTGCAAGCGGCTCGGATGAATTATACTGCCAAGGACGGTCAGGAGTACGTGCTGAATCTGATCGACACTCCCGGACACGTGGACTTTTCTTACGAGGTGTCGCGATCGCTCGCTGCTTGCGAAGGGGCGCTGCTGGTGGTAGACGCATCTCAAGGCGTGGAAGCACAAACCCTGGCCAATGTCTACCTTGCCTTGGGAAACAATTTGGAAATTATTCCAGTTTTAAATAAAATTGACCTGCCGGGGGCAGAACCGGAACGGGTAAAAGGGGAAATTGAAGAAATTATCGGTCTGGACTGTAGCGGGGCGATTGAGGCTTCGGCTAAGGAAGGAATTGGTATAGATGAGATTTTGGAGTCGATCGTCGAATTGGTGCCGCCGCCGCAGGATACTGTTGACAAACCGCTGCGGGCGCTAATTTTTGACAGTTATTACGACCCTTATCGCGGGGTAATTGTGTATTTCCGGGTGATGGACGGAAGTGTCAAAAAGGGCGATCGAGTTTTGTTGATGGTTTCGGGTAAGGAATATGTCATCGATGAATTGGGCATCCTTTCACCGACTCAAGTTCAAGTAGACGAACTGCACGCCGGGGAAGTGGGTTATCTGGGCGCGGCAATTAAAGCAGTAGCTGATGCTCGCGTTGGCGATACGATTACTTTGGTCAAAAAGCCTGCACCGGAGCCTTGGCCGGGTTATACAGAAGCAAAACCGATGGTTTTTTGTGGCTTGTTCCCGATCGATGCTGACCAATTTCCCGATTTGCGGGAAGCTTTAGAAAAACTCGAACTCAACGATGCTGCGCTTTCTTACGAACCGGAAACTTCGAGTGCGATGGGATTTGGTTTCCGCTGCGGTTTCTTGGGTTTGCTGCACATGGAAATTGTGCAAGAAAGACTGGAGAGAGAATACAATTTGGATTTGATTGTTACGGCTCCTTCTGTGGTTTATCAAATCACAACAATTAAAGGGGAAGTGTTAACAATTGACAATCCCAGCCACTTGCCCGATCCTCAGTATCGGGAGAAAATTGAGGAACCTTATGTGCGGGTAGAAATGCTGTCGCCGGAAACTTATGTGGGCGCGCTGATGGAACTGTCTCAAAGTCGGCGGGGCATTTTTATGGATATGAAGTATCTGAGTCAAGGCCGAACTACGCTGGTATATGAGTTGCCTTTGGCGGAGGTGGTGACGGACTTTTTTGACCAGATGAAATCGCGATCGCGCGGCTATGCGAGCATGGAGTATCACCTCATCGGTTATCGCGAAAATCCGTTGGTGAAAATGGACATTTTAATTAATGGCGATCCGGTTGATGCTTTGGCGATGATCGTACACCGGGATAAGGCTTATAATGTGGGTCGCGGGTTGACGGAAAAACTCAAGGAGTTAATTCCCCGCCACCAGTTTAAGGTGCCGATTCAAGCAACAATTGGCGCGAAGGTGATTGCTTCGGAGCACATCCCGGCTTTGCGGAAGGATGTGTTGGCGAAGTGTTACGGCGGTGATATTTCGCGGAAGAAAAAGTTGCTGCAAAAGCAGGCCAAGGGTAAGAAGCGGATGAAGTCTGTGGGTACTGTGGATGTGCCGCAGGAAGCTTTTATGGCTGTGCTGAAGCTCGATCGAGATTCGTAA